The following proteins are encoded in a genomic region of Comamonas resistens:
- a CDS encoding DUF5691 domain-containing protein, giving the protein MSQANLWAALQQSALVGSDRLAVPAILGTPDVSTPATVQTVQMALQQPVAPTGKVTGKVTAKVSTAAQVLRASAVAAVLERAGWVPGSQVQLSTALTAAARATAELRAAPADERLIALVEAVIADGPQDLLALSFAELDKAGLRLPHGLLVAALNQGRQSTELREWLLPVLGERGRWLAAQNPQWAYAAGVQETADPEQVWQEGSIAQRVSLLECEREGEPAKARARLEASLKELNAKERAPMVQALHKGLSMEDEPLLEKLLADRSKEVRENAAQLLSCLPVSAHSQRITAWLQAMLSQDDKGEWQIEPPIEGNKDWERDGIALQLPAYVKGERSWWLQQLVALTPVEFWQQTLDKSPEQLWEWSRRSDWKTALRQGWLRALDTQHDLRWLPLLQSMESDSRAQALLPPLLAQLSPEQREAMWMERLQRKQGQSALIDSLNNMDDSMGAVDLLSQGISQWVVDALYLATRGKQAQGNWHSWQADQAVLACARRLDASVLPRFADLWRTPVPEDDLPAASEAEPKEPVQGPNAEANAETIARLKAEQAARRARARLRPWDDERVLEQLNRIVDLRLALHAATLASPSS; this is encoded by the coding sequence ATGAGTCAAGCAAATCTTTGGGCTGCCCTGCAGCAGTCCGCGCTGGTGGGTAGCGACCGTCTGGCCGTGCCCGCCATTCTGGGCACTCCGGATGTCAGCACGCCGGCGACGGTACAAACCGTGCAAATGGCCTTGCAGCAGCCTGTTGCACCAACGGGCAAGGTCACGGGCAAGGTCACGGCCAAGGTATCGACGGCAGCCCAGGTGCTGCGAGCCAGTGCTGTGGCTGCAGTGCTGGAGCGTGCCGGCTGGGTACCGGGCAGCCAGGTCCAGCTGAGCACGGCTCTCACGGCAGCTGCCAGGGCTACAGCGGAACTGCGCGCAGCACCTGCCGATGAGCGCTTGATCGCCCTGGTCGAAGCCGTGATTGCCGATGGTCCGCAGGACCTGCTGGCGCTGAGCTTTGCCGAGCTGGACAAGGCAGGTCTGCGCCTGCCACACGGGCTGCTGGTGGCTGCACTGAACCAGGGGCGCCAATCCACCGAGTTGCGCGAATGGCTGCTGCCTGTCTTGGGCGAGCGCGGCCGCTGGCTGGCAGCGCAGAACCCGCAATGGGCCTATGCCGCCGGGGTGCAGGAGACCGCAGACCCCGAGCAGGTCTGGCAGGAAGGCTCGATTGCCCAGCGCGTGAGCCTGCTGGAGTGCGAGCGCGAAGGCGAGCCAGCCAAGGCCCGTGCACGGTTGGAGGCCAGCCTCAAGGAGCTGAACGCCAAGGAGCGCGCACCCATGGTGCAGGCGCTGCACAAGGGCTTGTCCATGGAGGATGAGCCCTTGCTGGAAAAGCTGCTGGCCGACCGCAGCAAGGAAGTCCGTGAAAACGCCGCCCAGCTACTGAGCTGCCTGCCTGTTAGCGCGCATAGCCAGCGCATCACCGCCTGGCTGCAAGCCATGCTCAGCCAGGATGACAAAGGCGAGTGGCAGATCGAGCCGCCTATCGAAGGCAACAAGGACTGGGAGCGCGATGGCATCGCGCTGCAGCTGCCCGCTTATGTCAAGGGGGAGCGCTCCTGGTGGCTGCAGCAACTGGTGGCGCTGACACCGGTGGAGTTCTGGCAGCAGACGCTGGACAAAAGCCCTGAGCAGCTTTGGGAGTGGAGCCGCCGCAGCGACTGGAAGACGGCGCTGCGCCAGGGCTGGCTGCGTGCACTCGATACCCAGCATGACCTGCGCTGGCTGCCGCTGCTGCAAAGCATGGAAAGCGATTCACGCGCGCAGGCGCTGTTGCCGCCGTTGCTGGCGCAACTGAGCCCCGAGCAGCGCGAAGCGATGTGGATGGAGCGTCTGCAGCGCAAACAGGGCCAGAGTGCGCTGATCGACTCGCTCAACAACATGGACGACAGCATGGGGGCGGTGGACTTGCTATCGCAAGGCATTTCGCAATGGGTGGTTGACGCGCTCTACCTGGCCACGCGTGGCAAGCAGGCCCAGGGCAACTGGCATAGCTGGCAGGCCGACCAGGCAGTGCTGGCCTGTGCCAGGCGCCTGGATGCCAGCGTGCTGCCCCGCTTTGCCGACCTGTGGCGCACGCCGGTGCCCGAAGACGATCTGCCTGCGGCCAGTGAAGCCGAGCCCAAAGAGCCCGTGCAAGGTCCAAACGCCGAGGCCAATGCCGAAACCATTGCCAGACTCAAGGCCGAGCAGGCTGCGCGACGCGCGCGTGCCCGCCTGCGCCCCTGGGATGACGAGCGTGTGCTGGAGCAGCTCAACCGCATTGTTGATCTGCGCCTGGCGCTGCATGCCGCCACTCTCGCATCCCCATCCTCCTGA
- a CDS encoding ATP-binding protein — translation MSQVLRQHAEQQFAEELDALQKVDDRPRPPNWKLSPWAVLQYLMGGRLSNGFEVSAKYIGNPRLMEIAVSTLATDRALLLYGVPGTAKSWVSEHLSAAVSGDSTMLIQGTAGTSEEQLRYGWNYAQLLAHGPSEKALIPSPLVNAMKLGKIARIEELTRIPADVQDTLITVLSEKTLPVPELGMEFQAVPGFSVIATANNRDKGVNELSSALKRRFNTVVLPVPASQDEEVQIVTKRVGEQSRALQLPAEAPALQEVRRVVQIFRELRGGQTEDGKTVRLKSPSSTLSTAEAISVINSGMALAGHFGDGVLRAGDVASGLLGAVIKDPVQDSVVWKEYLETVVKERADWKDLYRACREQL, via the coding sequence ATGAGCCAAGTCCTGCGTCAGCACGCCGAACAGCAATTTGCCGAAGAACTCGATGCCTTGCAGAAGGTGGACGACAGGCCGCGTCCTCCGAACTGGAAGCTCTCGCCCTGGGCGGTGCTGCAATACCTGATGGGCGGCCGCCTGAGCAATGGCTTTGAGGTCAGCGCCAAGTACATCGGCAACCCTCGCCTGATGGAGATTGCCGTCTCCACGCTGGCCACCGACCGTGCACTGCTGCTGTATGGCGTGCCCGGTACGGCCAAGTCCTGGGTGTCCGAGCATTTGTCGGCGGCTGTCAGCGGCGACTCCACCATGTTGATCCAGGGCACGGCCGGCACCAGCGAAGAGCAGCTGCGCTATGGCTGGAACTATGCCCAGCTGCTGGCCCATGGCCCGTCTGAAAAGGCGCTGATTCCCAGCCCGCTGGTCAACGCCATGAAGCTGGGCAAGATCGCGCGCATCGAAGAGCTGACGCGCATTCCCGCCGATGTGCAGGACACCTTGATCACCGTGCTGTCTGAAAAGACGCTGCCCGTGCCCGAGCTGGGCATGGAATTCCAGGCCGTGCCGGGCTTTTCGGTCATCGCCACGGCCAACAACCGTGATAAGGGCGTGAATGAACTCTCCAGCGCTCTGAAACGTCGTTTCAACACCGTGGTGCTGCCTGTTCCTGCTTCGCAGGACGAGGAGGTGCAGATCGTCACCAAGCGCGTGGGCGAACAAAGTCGTGCGCTGCAGCTGCCCGCCGAAGCACCGGCGCTGCAGGAAGTGCGCCGCGTGGTGCAGATCTTCCGCGAGCTGCGGGGCGGCCAGACCGAAGACGGCAAGACCGTGCGCCTGAAGTCGCCCAGCTCCACCTTGTCGACGGCCGAGGCGATCTCGGTCATCAACAGCGGCATGGCTCTGGCCGGCCATTTCGGCGATGGAGTCCTGCGTGCGGGCGATGTGGCCTCGGGCCTGCTGGGTGCGGTCATCAAGGACCCGGTGCAGGACAGCGTGGTGTGGAAGGAATATCTGGAAACCGTGGTCAAGGAAAGAGCCGACTGGAAGGATCTATACCGCGCCTGCCGCGAGCAGCTTTGA
- a CDS encoding DUF5682 family protein has product MATSADSIHFFGIRHHGPGCARSLLQALEALRPDCLLVEGPPEGEALLPMLQSAELRPPVAMLVYMQDAPSQAAFYPFAEFSPEWQALQWASRHGVSTRFIDLPQTHAMAIEFARREALKKAMEEAEEGDAEVEANAEEEGDALLVDSFEAAAQEADAQAESAEVAVQELSAEPQHRDPLDWLAHAAGFEDGESWWNRLVEERGDNEALFESINEAMTAVRGELARDGEGIAEHWRGEAYVQREAMREAHMRQCIREAIKAGFQRIAVVCGAWHVPALKENVTAKADNAVLKGLPKAKVQATWAPWTYRNLASSSGYGAGVTSPGWYEHLWRCYQRDMESKQEQTQDSQALVASKNIVSAATVRTAGWLTRVAHLLRDKDLDCSSAHIIEATRLASSLAALRGQPTPGLEEINEAIVTVVCMGETAPLRLIDDELTVGHVLGSVPADVPQVPLQRDIEQQQKSLRMKPEAAAKLLALDLRKENDLARSHFLHRLRLLGIDWGTPAQDAQRNRGTFRESWQMQWEPELAVRIIEASVHGATVAQAATAKLRASLTPETALPEIAQAIDDALLANLPQLVEVLIATLAERAATTGDVAQLLQALPPLANVYRYGSVRQTDTALLATVIDSLVLRAAIGLPVACMAMDEDAAAAMKQKLLAAHDALRLRGTDGEAQQAVDAWRAALRSLAMGDAAAALLRGTACRLLLDEQMLESDEVVRQFNRNLSLGTLPMDVAAWLDGFLNKQALVLLHDESIWGAVDAWLSGLGEVQFAQILPLVRRSFANFSNHERQSLGEKARRAPVAGAAAPATVATGDEAGPWDEQRAALALPVLNALLGLNMPETLMSQSPVAPDFESAAVQL; this is encoded by the coding sequence ATGGCCACTTCCGCTGATTCGATTCATTTTTTTGGCATACGCCACCATGGCCCGGGCTGCGCGCGCAGCCTGCTGCAGGCGCTGGAAGCCTTGCGGCCCGATTGCCTGCTGGTTGAAGGCCCGCCCGAGGGCGAGGCGCTGCTGCCCATGCTGCAAAGCGCCGAGCTGCGCCCGCCCGTGGCCATGCTGGTCTATATGCAGGACGCGCCCAGCCAGGCGGCGTTCTACCCGTTTGCCGAGTTCTCGCCCGAGTGGCAGGCGCTGCAGTGGGCCAGCCGCCATGGCGTGAGCACGCGCTTTATCGACTTGCCGCAAACCCATGCCATGGCCATCGAATTTGCCCGGCGTGAGGCCCTGAAGAAGGCCATGGAAGAGGCCGAGGAAGGTGATGCAGAGGTAGAGGCAAACGCTGAGGAAGAGGGCGACGCACTGCTGGTGGATTCCTTTGAAGCCGCAGCGCAAGAGGCGGATGCGCAGGCTGAGAGCGCCGAGGTTGCCGTGCAGGAACTGAGTGCCGAGCCCCAGCACCGCGATCCGCTGGACTGGCTGGCCCATGCCGCCGGTTTTGAAGACGGGGAGAGCTGGTGGAACCGGTTGGTGGAAGAACGTGGCGACAACGAAGCGCTGTTTGAATCCATCAACGAGGCCATGACTGCGGTGCGCGGCGAGCTGGCCAGGGATGGCGAAGGAATCGCAGAACACTGGCGCGGCGAGGCCTATGTACAGCGCGAAGCCATGCGTGAAGCCCATATGCGCCAGTGCATACGCGAGGCGATCAAGGCCGGCTTTCAACGCATTGCCGTGGTCTGCGGCGCCTGGCATGTGCCTGCGCTCAAGGAGAACGTCACGGCCAAGGCCGACAACGCCGTGCTCAAGGGCCTGCCCAAGGCCAAGGTGCAAGCCACCTGGGCGCCCTGGACCTACCGCAATCTGGCCAGCAGCAGCGGCTATGGCGCGGGCGTCACATCGCCGGGCTGGTATGAACATCTATGGCGCTGCTATCAGCGCGATATGGAGTCGAAACAGGAGCAAACGCAGGACAGTCAAGCGCTGGTAGCTAGCAAAAACATAGTCAGCGCAGCCACGGTGCGCACCGCAGGCTGGCTCACGCGCGTGGCTCACCTGCTGCGCGACAAGGACCTGGACTGCTCCAGCGCCCACATCATCGAGGCCACGCGCCTGGCGAGCAGTCTGGCCGCACTGCGCGGCCAGCCCACGCCGGGGCTGGAAGAAATCAACGAAGCCATCGTCACCGTGGTCTGCATGGGCGAGACCGCGCCGCTGCGCTTGATTGACGACGAGCTGACCGTGGGCCATGTGCTGGGCAGCGTGCCGGCCGATGTGCCCCAGGTGCCGCTGCAGCGCGATATCGAGCAGCAGCAAAAGTCGCTGCGTATGAAGCCCGAAGCCGCCGCCAAGCTGCTGGCGCTGGACTTGCGCAAGGAAAACGATCTGGCCCGCAGCCATTTTCTGCACCGTCTGCGCCTGCTGGGCATTGACTGGGGCACGCCTGCGCAGGACGCCCAGCGCAACCGCGGTACCTTCCGCGAAAGCTGGCAGATGCAGTGGGAGCCAGAGCTGGCCGTGCGCATCATCGAGGCCAGCGTGCATGGCGCCACGGTGGCCCAGGCTGCCACGGCCAAGCTGCGCGCCAGCCTGACGCCCGAAACCGCTCTGCCCGAAATTGCGCAGGCGATTGACGACGCGCTGCTGGCCAATTTGCCCCAGCTGGTCGAGGTACTGATAGCAACCCTGGCCGAGCGCGCCGCCACCACGGGCGATGTGGCCCAGTTGTTGCAGGCCTTGCCGCCGCTGGCCAATGTCTATCGCTACGGCAGCGTGCGCCAGACCGATACGGCGCTGCTGGCCACGGTGATCGACTCCCTGGTGTTGCGCGCTGCCATCGGCTTGCCCGTGGCCTGCATGGCCATGGATGAAGACGCGGCAGCGGCGATGAAGCAGAAGCTGCTGGCGGCTCACGATGCCTTGCGCCTGCGCGGCACCGACGGTGAAGCGCAGCAGGCCGTGGACGCCTGGCGCGCTGCGTTGCGTAGCCTGGCCATGGGTGATGCGGCTGCGGCTCTGTTGCGCGGCACGGCCTGCCGTTTGCTGCTGGACGAGCAGATGCTGGAGAGCGACGAGGTCGTGCGGCAGTTCAATCGCAACCTCTCGCTGGGCACCTTGCCCATGGATGTGGCGGCCTGGCTGGACGGCTTCTTGAACAAGCAGGCCCTGGTGCTGCTGCACGATGAATCCATCTGGGGCGCGGTCGATGCCTGGCTCTCGGGCCTGGGCGAAGTGCAGTTCGCCCAGATTCTGCCGCTGGTGCGCCGCAGCTTTGCCAACTTCAGCAACCACGAGCGCCAGAGCCTGGGCGAGAAGGCCAGGCGTGCTCCCGTTGCTGGAGCAGCGGCGCCAGCAACGGTGGCCACTGGCGATGAAGCAGGCCCCTGGGACGAGCAGCGCGCCGCGCTGGCATTGCCGGTGCTCAATGCGCTTTTAGGCTTGAATATGCCCGAAACGCTGATGAGCCAGTCGCCGGTAGCTCCTGATTTTGAATCTGCCGCAGTGCAGCTGTGA
- a CDS encoding VWA domain-containing protein, with the protein MMNAKLNTSNPDQESAEQELQPTSRLQRWRMVLGSPADASCGGISGRLQEMDQALAALYEEDSKLGSRKGGRGNSSPSVSRWLGDIRKYFPSQVVQVMQRDAMERLQLRELLLQPEMLENVQPDVHLVADLISLGSVIPQNTKATARLVVRKVVDELMKKLEEPMRSAVAGALDRSQRNRRPRHAEIDWNRTIRANLRHWQPEYKTIVPETLIGYGRKARRPQREVILCIDQSGSMANSVVYSSIFGAVMASLPAVATKLVVFDTAVVDLTEKLDDPVDVLFGVQLGGGTDINGAVGYCQGLISEPRNTILVLISDLYEGGVESGLLRRANELVEAGVQFITLLALSDEGAPAYDADLAAKLAALGVPSFACTPDAFPQLMAAAIRRDDVAAWAATQGFKTSK; encoded by the coding sequence ATGATGAATGCGAAACTGAACACTTCCAACCCAGACCAGGAATCTGCCGAGCAGGAGCTGCAGCCTACATCACGCCTGCAGCGCTGGCGCATGGTGCTGGGCAGCCCGGCCGATGCCAGCTGCGGCGGCATCTCGGGCCGCCTGCAGGAAATGGACCAGGCCCTGGCCGCGCTGTATGAAGAGGACAGCAAGCTGGGCTCGCGCAAGGGTGGACGCGGCAACTCTTCGCCATCCGTCTCGCGCTGGCTCGGCGATATCCGCAAATACTTTCCCAGCCAGGTCGTGCAGGTCATGCAGCGCGACGCCATGGAGCGGCTGCAGCTGCGCGAGCTGTTGCTGCAGCCCGAGATGCTGGAAAACGTGCAGCCCGATGTACATCTGGTGGCGGACCTGATCTCGCTGGGCTCGGTCATCCCGCAAAACACCAAGGCCACGGCACGGCTGGTGGTGCGCAAGGTGGTGGACGAGCTGATGAAAAAGCTGGAAGAGCCCATGCGCAGCGCCGTGGCCGGTGCGCTGGACCGCAGCCAGCGCAACCGCCGTCCGCGCCATGCCGAGATCGACTGGAACCGCACCATTCGCGCCAATCTGCGTCACTGGCAGCCGGAATACAAAACCATAGTGCCTGAAACCCTGATCGGCTACGGCCGCAAGGCACGCCGTCCGCAGCGCGAGGTGATTCTGTGCATCGACCAGAGTGGGTCCATGGCCAACTCGGTGGTCTATTCCAGCATCTTCGGCGCCGTGATGGCCAGCTTGCCGGCCGTGGCGACCAAGCTGGTGGTGTTCGATACGGCCGTGGTCGACCTGACCGAGAAACTCGACGATCCGGTCGATGTGCTGTTCGGCGTGCAACTGGGTGGCGGTACCGACATCAACGGCGCCGTGGGCTACTGCCAGGGGCTGATCAGCGAGCCGCGCAACACCATTCTGGTGCTGATCTCCGACCTCTACGAGGGCGGTGTGGAGTCCGGCCTGCTGCGCCGCGCCAACGAGCTGGTGGAGGCTGGCGTGCAGTTCATCACCTTGCTGGCGCTGAGCGACGAGGGAGCCCCCGCTTATGACGCCGATCTGGCCGCCAAGCTGGCCGCGCTTGGCGTGCCCTCGTTTGCCTGCACGCCCGATGCCTTCCCGCAACTGATGGCTGCCGCCATTCGGCGCGACGATGTGGCCGCCTGGGCGGCGACCCAGGGCTTCAAGACCAGCAAATAA
- a CDS encoding DUF808 domain-containing protein, which produces MAGAGLLMLLDDIATLLDDVALMTKTAAGKSTAILDDVATQTKVAVQKTAGVLGDDLALNAEQVAGVKANRELPVVWAVAKGSLMNKAILVPAALLISAFVPWLITPLLMLGGAFLCFEGVEKILEIFHQKKPHGVHEAVVDADEAAHKGVAPSSVRAAREKQMDPMEYEKQKVKGAIRTDFILSAEIMAIALATVSTKPIWEQAVVLVAVALAITVFVYGLVAGIVRMDDVGNWLMAKSSSAAKALGRGLIAFTPWLMRGLSIVGTAAMFMVGGSLLVHGMAPIEHWVQVVLVPMGGMAAMLGPVLVHVVVGAIIGGAVVLCVELWHKLKGAPAAH; this is translated from the coding sequence ATGGCTGGTGCGGGTCTTTTGATGTTGCTCGATGATATTGCGACCTTGCTCGATGATGTGGCGCTGATGACCAAAACGGCCGCGGGCAAGAGCACGGCCATTCTGGATGATGTGGCGACCCAGACCAAGGTGGCCGTGCAAAAGACAGCCGGTGTGCTTGGCGACGACCTGGCACTCAATGCCGAGCAGGTTGCCGGGGTCAAGGCCAACCGGGAGTTGCCCGTAGTCTGGGCCGTGGCCAAGGGCTCGCTGATGAACAAGGCGATTCTGGTGCCTGCAGCCTTGCTGATCAGTGCGTTTGTTCCCTGGCTGATCACTCCGCTGCTGATGCTGGGCGGTGCGTTTCTGTGCTTTGAAGGCGTGGAAAAGATTCTCGAGATCTTCCACCAGAAAAAGCCTCACGGTGTGCATGAGGCCGTTGTCGATGCCGACGAGGCAGCGCACAAGGGGGTGGCACCATCGTCGGTGAGGGCCGCACGCGAAAAGCAGATGGACCCCATGGAATATGAGAAGCAAAAGGTCAAGGGCGCGATACGCACCGACTTCATTCTCTCGGCAGAAATCATGGCGATTGCGCTGGCTACGGTGTCCACCAAGCCCATCTGGGAGCAAGCAGTGGTGCTGGTTGCCGTGGCACTGGCCATTACCGTGTTTGTCTATGGTCTGGTGGCCGGCATCGTGCGCATGGATGATGTGGGCAACTGGCTGATGGCCAAGTCCAGCAGCGCAGCCAAGGCCTTGGGGCGTGGCCTGATTGCATTCACGCCCTGGCTGATGCGTGGCCTGTCCATCGTGGGCACGGCCGCCATGTTCATGGTGGGCGGTAGTCTGCTGGTGCACGGCATGGCTCCGATCGAGCATTGGGTGCAGGTGGTGCTGGTCCCCATGGGGGGCATGGCCGCAATGCTGGGGCCGGTGCTGGTGCATGTGGTGGTAGGCGCCATCATCGGCGGCGCGGTGGTGCTGTGCGTGGAGCTGTGGCACAAGCTTAAGGGAGCCCCGGCTGCTCATTGA
- a CDS encoding OmpW/AlkL family protein yields the protein MKKTLIAIAAAASALTAGTAFAQSFDGTSPWQVRVRALHLDSENGGAAGDAGVSINNKWIPEVDVSYFFTPNIAAELVLTYPQKHSVYLNDAYLGSLKHLPPTLLAQYHFTNFGAFKPYVGAGINYTHFSSVNLPAGLDVKRSSWGGALQVGFDYALDKNWSLNFDVKKVYIDTKINNNIGKLKVDPWLVGVGVGYRF from the coding sequence ATGAAAAAGACTCTGATCGCAATTGCCGCTGCTGCCAGCGCATTGACTGCCGGCACTGCCTTTGCCCAATCCTTTGACGGCACCAGCCCATGGCAGGTGCGCGTGCGCGCACTGCATCTGGACAGCGAAAACGGCGGTGCAGCCGGTGATGCCGGCGTGAGCATCAACAACAAGTGGATCCCGGAAGTGGATGTGTCCTACTTCTTCACGCCCAATATCGCTGCCGAGCTGGTGCTGACCTATCCGCAAAAGCACAGCGTGTATCTGAATGACGCTTACCTGGGCTCGCTCAAGCATCTGCCGCCCACTTTGCTGGCCCAGTACCACTTCACCAATTTCGGTGCCTTCAAGCCCTATGTGGGCGCGGGTATCAACTACACGCATTTCTCCAGCGTGAATCTGCCTGCGGGCCTGGACGTGAAGCGCAGCAGCTGGGGTGGCGCACTGCAAGTGGGTTTTGACTATGCGCTGGACAAGAACTGGTCGCTGAACTTCGATGTGAAGAAGGTATACATCGACACGAAGATCAACAACAACATTGGCAAGCTCAAGGTCGACCCATGGCTGGTGGGCGTGGGCGTGGGCTACCGCTTCTAA
- a CDS encoding energy transducer TonB, with product MSKPLGGSQARWLASSERPLWLQNCFAPHQLDAPLQIRRTVLPDYPQAMAVNEVQGRFVIVFEISATGKVGNHLVQPGAHPALVKPSIAALQKWKFSRPTAQGQPVSACLAQVFRYQLED from the coding sequence ATGTCAAAGCCTCTGGGTGGCAGCCAGGCCCGCTGGCTTGCCAGCTCCGAGCGTCCCCTCTGGCTGCAGAATTGCTTTGCTCCGCATCAGCTTGATGCACCGCTGCAGATCCGGCGAACCGTGCTGCCTGACTACCCGCAAGCCATGGCAGTCAACGAAGTCCAGGGCCGCTTCGTCATCGTCTTTGAGATATCCGCAACAGGCAAAGTGGGAAATCATCTGGTCCAGCCAGGCGCACACCCGGCGCTGGTCAAGCCATCGATTGCCGCGCTGCAGAAATGGAAGTTCTCGCGCCCTACTGCCCAGGGCCAACCGGTCAGCGCCTGCCTTGCCCAGGTCTTTCGCTACCAGCTGGAGGATTAA
- a CDS encoding O-acetylhomoserine aminocarboxypropyltransferase/cysteine synthase family protein, whose protein sequence is MRIETLAVHAGYSPDPTTKAVAVPIYQTVAYAFDSAQHGADLFDLKVPGNIYTRIMNPTTDVLEKRVAALEGGIAALALASGMAAITAAIQTLAEAGDNIISASTLYGGTYNLFAHTFPQQGIEVRFADPRDPASFGKLIDARTKAVFIESIGNPLGNVTDIQALADVAHAHGVPLIVDNTVPSPYLLRPFEFGADIVVHSLTKYLGGHGTSVGGAIVDSGKFPWGQHKQRFKRLNEPDVSYHGVVYTEALGPAAFIGRARVVPLRNMGAAISPQNAFQILQGIETLALRMDRICENTQKIAETLQQHPKVEWVRYAGLKDHPDHAIVQKQSGGRASGILSFSLKGDAGREAGARFLDALQLFTRLVNIGDAKSLATHPASTTHRQLDAAELAKAGVSEGMVRLSIGIEHIDDLLVDLNQALDKV, encoded by the coding sequence ATGCGCATCGAGACATTGGCCGTTCACGCCGGCTACTCCCCCGATCCCACGACCAAGGCCGTGGCCGTGCCCATCTACCAGACGGTGGCCTACGCCTTCGATAGCGCTCAGCATGGCGCAGACCTGTTCGACCTCAAGGTGCCGGGCAATATCTACACCCGCATCATGAACCCCACCACCGATGTGCTGGAAAAGCGCGTCGCGGCCCTGGAAGGCGGCATTGCCGCACTGGCCCTGGCTTCCGGCATGGCCGCCATTACCGCCGCCATACAGACCCTGGCAGAAGCGGGTGACAACATCATCAGCGCCAGCACGCTTTATGGCGGCACCTACAACCTGTTTGCCCACACCTTCCCCCAGCAGGGCATCGAGGTGCGCTTTGCCGATCCGCGCGATCCTGCCAGCTTTGGCAAGCTGATCGACGCCAGGACCAAGGCGGTGTTCATCGAGTCCATCGGCAACCCATTGGGCAACGTGACCGATATCCAGGCGCTGGCCGATGTGGCCCATGCCCATGGCGTACCGCTGATCGTGGACAACACCGTGCCCTCACCCTATCTGCTGCGCCCCTTCGAGTTCGGTGCCGACATCGTCGTGCATTCGCTGACCAAGTATCTGGGCGGTCACGGCACCAGCGTGGGCGGCGCAATTGTCGATAGCGGCAAGTTCCCCTGGGGCCAGCACAAGCAGCGCTTCAAGCGCCTGAACGAACCCGACGTCAGCTATCACGGCGTGGTCTATACCGAAGCGCTGGGCCCTGCAGCCTTCATCGGCCGCGCCCGCGTCGTGCCGCTGCGCAATATGGGCGCAGCCATCTCGCCCCAGAACGCCTTCCAGATTCTGCAAGGTATCGAAACCCTGGCGCTGCGCATGGACCGCATCTGCGAGAACACGCAGAAAATTGCCGAGACACTGCAGCAGCATCCCAAGGTCGAATGGGTGCGCTATGCCGGCCTCAAGGACCACCCCGACCATGCCATCGTGCAAAAGCAGTCGGGTGGCCGGGCTTCGGGCATTCTGTCGTTCAGCCTCAAGGGCGACGCCGGCCGCGAAGCCGGCGCACGTTTCCTTGATGCGCTGCAATTGTTCACGCGTCTGGTGAACATTGGCGACGCCAAGTCGCTGGCAACCCACCCGGCCTCCACCACACACCGTCAGCTGGACGCTGCCGAACTGGCCAAGGCCGGTGTAAGCGAAGGCATGGTGCGCCTGTCCATCGGTATCGAGCATATCGATGACCTGCTGGTCGATCTGAACCAGGCTCTGGACAAGGTATAA